A segment of the Bacteroidales bacterium genome:
CAGGCACAAATTTGAGAGCGTGGTCAGTAGGTTGTTCCACCGGTGAGGAAGCGTATACATTGGCCATTATTTTTAAGGAAGCGCTTGAAAAAACAACTACAAAAAGTAATGTATCATTACAGATTTTTGCAACTGATCTCGATCATGAAGCTGTTGAAATTGCCAGGAGGGGACTATATCCTGTAAATATCGCTTCCGATGTTTCACCTGAGCGCCTGAGCCGTTTCTTTGTCAAAACCGATAATGGTTATCGTGTAAGCACTGAAATAAGGGAAATGATCGTGTTTGCACAACATAACACTATCATGCATCCACCATTCACAAAAATTGACATCCTTTCATGCCGCAATTTGTTGATTTATATGGATGCCGACTTGCAGAAGAAGATTTTGAAGTTGTTTTATTTCAGCTTGAACAACAACGGGATCATGCTTCTGGGAAGTTCAGAATCACTTGGCTCAAACATCAACCTGTTTAAAACCCTTGATGGTAAACATAGAATTTACAAGCGCTCAGGTGATTCGCATGTGTCTGAATTATTTAATTTTCCCTCATCATTCTCGCAAAAAAAACCCAAAAAAACCAATACTCGACCAACTCTTGTCCCATCCGAGAATATCCAATCACTTGCCGACCAGGTTTTATTACAGCAATTTTCGCCTCCTGGTGTTCTGGTAAACGAAGCCGGTGATATTATTTATATTAGCGGGCGTACCGGGAAATACCTGGAACCGGCAGTAGGGAAAGCCAACTTTAACATATTTTCTATGTTAAGGGAGGGTTTGCGCAACGAATTCCCTGTTGCCTTCCATCAGGCCATCAGGAAAAAAGAACCTGTTGTGTTACGTAATCTTAAAGTTGGCGTAAATGGTGGCTCACAAACGGTGAACATCACTATTCGATCCATTGATAAGCCGGAGCCATTATCAGGTACTGTGATGATTGTTTTTAATAATGTGCCCGATAAAACTAATCTCAGGCCAATTGCAAAGCAGGGGAAGAACGAGAAAAAAAGTTCAAAAGAGGTGGAATTGGAAATGGAGTTGCAACATACCCGCGAAGAAATGCAGAGCTCTGTGGAAGAAATGCAGGCTTCGCAGGAAGAACTAAAATCTGCCAACGAGGAATTGCAATCTTCAAATGAGGAACTACAATCCACAAACGAAGAGCTTACCAGTTCAAAAGAAGAAATGCAAAGCCTGAACGAAGAACTTCAAACTGTAAATGCGGAACTTCAGGCCAAGATTGATGAATTTACGCGGGTTGACAATGATATGAAAAACCTGCTGAACAGTACCGATATCGCCACGCTGTTCCTTGATAAAGATTTGAGCATCCGTCGTTACACCCTGCAGGCGACCAGGATTTTTAAATTTATTAAGAGCGATATCGGGCGTCCGTTCACCGATCAGGCTTCCGATCTTATTTATCCCGAAATGGTTGACGATGCGCACGAAGTATTAAGAACCCTTGTGTATAAGGAAAGACAGATTCCAGGTAAGAACGGGCAATGGTTCTCAGTCCGCATTATGCCTTACCGCACTTTCGACGATCGAATAGACGGGCTGGTTATTACTTTTATCAACATCACCGAACTCAAACACTCAGAGGAAAAATTAAACGAGTCAGAACAGATTCAGCGTTTGCTTTTCGATTCAGACAAAGACATCATTATTAAATTGTCAGCCAAGTGGAAGGTGCTGGAATACAATGAGGAAGCCCGTAGATTTTTCGGAGTAAAAAGAGCCGAAGCTATGGGCAAAAACTTTTTGGAAATGTTTATATCAGAGCCAAACCGGAAAAAGACAGAAAAAGAACTGAAAGAGATAATGAATGAATTGCAGGATAGCAGAATGAATTTACAGATGAAAGTCTCCGGGAGTGAAACACCTGTCGTTGAGTGGACAGCCAGTATATTAGTGAATACTGAAAGCCAGGCAACAGGAATAATTTTGAAGGCGGAAGGAGGAAGTCAGGAATCTTCAGACGTCGCACTAAGTGAAAATCAATAATAACAAACCTATGAACACGGAAGAACATGATTTTACAGATGCACGGTCGCTGCGCATTAAAGCGGAACAAAAGCTAAAAGAAAAACAAAATATAGCCGACCAGCATGCTTTGGAAACCGACTCGAAAAAACTGCTGCACGAACTGCAGGTTCATCAGATTGAACTGGAAATGCAGAATGAAGAGTTGAGCATGGCTTATGAAACGGCTGAAGCAGCATTGAAAAAATACACGATGCTGTATGATTTGGCCCCACTGGGTTATCTGACACTGGAAAGTAACGGTACGATTGCAGAACTGAACTTTACCGCTGCCGAAATGCTGGGCGAGCGACGGTTTGGTCTGGTTGGCAGTAACTTTAAACTATACATTTCCGATGGATACAAGGCAGTCTTCAATAATTTCCTGAACAGTGTTTTTACAAGTAATGAAAAGCAGTCCTGCGAGGTAATGCTTGGTTATGATAATAATCCGTTAGGCCATGTTTATATGGAAGGCGTCGTTTCCGGCGATGAACAGAATTGCCTGCTTTCAGTGGTTGATATTTCCAAATTCGGGAAATAATTGGTTTTTTTGATCCTGCACTAATCAACACAAACACAGCTAAAAACATTTATCTGTGGCTGCTGGCGCAATTTAATACTGAACTGAAGGTTTTAGTTGGTGAGATTTCAATGAAGTAGTCTCAGAATAAATTGAAAATATTGCAAAATGAGCTTAAGATGGGGGACGTTTTAAAACTTCTGAATTTGCTATTTTTTGTCATTCTTCTCCGCCGCGGCGGAGAAGAATCTAATCTACAATCAAATAAAGATCCTTCACTTCCTGCCCGACTACGTCATTCAGGCGGGCGTTCAGGATGACAAGATTCAATTCAACCTTAATACAGCCCGATCTCCTATATTTTAACCGGATACTAATGAATTCAATAATTGAGTCCACTCTGAAAAGTCAATCTGCCCCTAAATCCCCTAAAGGGGACTTTTACAAATTGCTGATTTTTAGCGTTTCCCCTTTAGGGGTCAGGGGTTAAAAACGATAAAAATCAGCAATTTGTGACTTTTCGGAGTGGACTCAATAATTTAATGTCTGAAAAAAGAATCGTTTAAATGTTTATAAAACTCCTATCCGTTACTTTCATTTCACTGTTTGCAAACTGTATACAACCGCAGCCTGAAACACAATTGGCGGAATTGGATCGCGAGCCAATAATTGCTTCTGAAATTAACAGGTCAGAACTGGTTGCGTTCGCAAAAAGCTATCTCGGTACAACGTATCAATATGCCAGCGCTGACCCCATGAAAGGATTTGATTGCTCGGGCTTTGTTTATTTTGTTTTTAAACACTTCAATATTGATATGCCTCGCAGTTCGAAGGAATATACTTCCCTGCAACCCAAACTGAAACCTGAAGAATTCAAAGCAGGCGATGTTCTTGTGTTTTATGGTTTTAACGACAATACACAAATCGGGCATGTTGGCATAATTTGCGAAGCTGATGGAATGAATTCAAAATTTATTCATTCCTCTTCGGGGATTGTCAAAGGTATTATCATCAGTAATTTGGGATCCGAATTATACACCAGGCGCTTTTATAAATGCGTTGATGTGATAAGTCTTTAACCGCAAAGTCGCTAAGGCGCAATTAATAATTAGCGTCTTAGCGACTTCGCGGTAAAATTTCAGACTTTTAGAAGATGTTAATTTGATCCAATATTTCCCTGGCAGATGATATTTGGGAAAGTCATTGAGTTCTGATATACGTTGATATGGCCATCATACTCCATCCAATTCCCATAAGTCATTTGAATTCCACTATCAAGTTGCCGGATGTTTGTGTAACTCATGCCGGTTGTTCCGTTAACACTGCTTAGAATATTCACTACCGGGCCGCCACCAATGGTGGAAGTTGAACTTAGATTAATGCTTGCAGGGTAGGTTTCACCTGCGATAGTTCCAATCAGCGTGATGGTTACCAGGGTATTTCCATTTACCCTTTCTTCAAACAACGCATTACCTGATACCCCGAATGATTCCATTGGAGATAAGGTATATGTTTTTTTGGTAGCTGTAAGCACATTGCCACCTATATCACCCTGTGCAAGAATTACATTGGGTTCACTACTACTTTTCGCAACCCTGATAAAGCCATCGTATGCTATAAGCTCATCATAAGTCATTAATGTAACTTTCGTTGAACTTGAACCGTTATCAACAACAGGATCAAGAGTTACAACTACAAGTCCGCCTTCAACCGCGGAATTCATACGCAGTTCAGCAGGGTGTGAACCATCAGGAGAGCCAAACAACTCAATTTTTATGGTTGTGCTTGATTTGCTCGTTTCTATAAAAGTAGCTTTACCCGTTACGCCGAGCACATCCTGCACCATAAGATCAAACTCAGTTTCTCTGTTCGGGGTATCATCTTTCTTGCACCCTACGGAAAATAATACAACAGCTGCAAGAACCAGCACACTTAGCGCGGGAAATTCACTTCTTACTTTATACATTTTGAATGTTATTAATTTCCCGCTACTGGCGGGGCAGTTGCAACACAATTATTACTCTACAAAGTTCCAGTCTTTAAAAGCAAAATGTGTTACATAATTTCATCTAAGAATTACAACATTCACACATTGGCAGGGGGCACAAGAGCCAAGACCCAAATTCTAGGTACCAAGTCTCAAGCCCAAAGAAGTAGAATACTCCATTAACTAATCAACTAAAGATGAAGTCCAAAGCCCAAAATCCAAAGTTGAGTCCATTCTGAAAAGTCAATCTGCCCCTAAATCCCCTAAAGGGGACTTTTACAAATTGCTGATTTTTAGCGTTTCCCCTTTAGGGGTCAGGGGTTAAAAACGATAAAAATCAGCAATTTGTAACTTTTTAGAGTGGACTCAAAGTTCAAATTCAAAATAACTTTGGTTTGTAGATTTACGAATCTTAAATCTGGAATTTTGATTTATTAACTCTATCATTCCATTACTCCAACCAATTAGCCAATTGACTTTTAAACCATTTACACATTGCATTACTCCATTAATCCATCACTCCATCACTGTATAACTGTATCACTGCATCACAACAGAAAAGCATCACAGCACCTACACATTGATATTCTTCAGATAGTCAATTACACCAAACTCCATCAGAAGCCATGCGATCACAACAATAACCACCACCACATTGAGAATGGATTTTATTTTCCGGTCCATCGGAATGAAACTATTGACCAGCCAGAGCGCCACGCCTGCAACGATCAATACAATGAAAACTGTTAAAAGTGACATAATTAAGGTTTAAGATTAACCGCAAAGGTAATTTGCTTAAATTTTAAATGTGTTACAAAACTATTGGAAAGAGTTACATGATTCACGCATGAAACTTATAGC
Coding sequences within it:
- a CDS encoding PAS domain-containing protein, which gives rise to MAKSKPLQPTSKSQKKAGASTVKPTGSNPELFPIVGIGASAGGLEALEQFLENIPDNSGLAYVVIQHLDPTQKGMLPELLQRVSRMKVHQAKDRMVVRPNCVYVIPPNKSMSILKGVLYLFEPQEVRGLRLPVDFFLRSLATDRKENSVGVILSGMGSDGSEGLRAIKENNGIVMVQDPATSKFDSMPRNAIKSVMVDIVAPADELPQKLMLFLKQMPLLDANYNPESKDNSALDKIIILLRDQTGNDFSLYKKNTLYRRIERRMGVHKIDKIANYITFLQENPREVEILFKELLIGVTNFFRDPAVWEKLCNVILQEIIANAPAGTNLRAWSVGCSTGEEAYTLAIIFKEALEKTTTKSNVSLQIFATDLDHEAVEIARRGLYPVNIASDVSPERLSRFFVKTDNGYRVSTEIREMIVFAQHNTIMHPPFTKIDILSCRNLLIYMDADLQKKILKLFYFSLNNNGIMLLGSSESLGSNINLFKTLDGKHRIYKRSGDSHVSELFNFPSSFSQKKPKKTNTRPTLVPSENIQSLADQVLLQQFSPPGVLVNEAGDIIYISGRTGKYLEPAVGKANFNIFSMLREGLRNEFPVAFHQAIRKKEPVVLRNLKVGVNGGSQTVNITIRSIDKPEPLSGTVMIVFNNVPDKTNLRPIAKQGKNEKKSSKEVELEMELQHTREEMQSSVEEMQASQEELKSANEELQSSNEELQSTNEELTSSKEEMQSLNEELQTVNAELQAKIDEFTRVDNDMKNLLNSTDIATLFLDKDLSIRRYTLQATRIFKFIKSDIGRPFTDQASDLIYPEMVDDAHEVLRTLVYKERQIPGKNGQWFSVRIMPYRTFDDRIDGLVITFINITELKHSEEKLNESEQIQRLLFDSDKDIIIKLSAKWKVLEYNEEARRFFGVKRAEAMGKNFLEMFISEPNRKKTEKELKEIMNELQDSRMNLQMKVSGSETPVVEWTASILVNTESQATGIILKAEGGSQESSDVALSENQ
- a CDS encoding C40 family peptidase — its product is MFIKLLSVTFISLFANCIQPQPETQLAELDREPIIASEINRSELVAFAKSYLGTTYQYASADPMKGFDCSGFVYFVFKHFNIDMPRSSKEYTSLQPKLKPEEFKAGDVLVFYGFNDNTQIGHVGIICEADGMNSKFIHSSSGIVKGIIISNLGSELYTRRFYKCVDVISL